Proteins from one Novosphingobium pentaromativorans US6-1 genomic window:
- a CDS encoding cytochrome c oxidase subunit 3 family protein: protein MNKPLNHATTPLVQTTNEDSSREEGIWVLILGDMVVFALFFLVFTYYRALDVELFEQSQRLLNVTLGLCNTLILLTSSLFVALAVRQVRHGEPGRGRILLFLAMVCGISFGVVKFFEYSQKISIGITPATNDFFMYYFMFTGIHLLHVTVGLVVLLFAIFHTRRKPAGEGVAGTRLIEAGALFWHLVDLLWVVLFALIYLMG, encoded by the coding sequence ATGAACAAACCATTGAATCATGCGACGACGCCGCTTGTCCAAACAACGAATGAAGACTCATCGCGTGAAGAGGGAATCTGGGTCCTGATCCTGGGCGATATGGTGGTGTTCGCCCTGTTCTTCCTCGTGTTCACCTACTATCGAGCGTTGGACGTCGAACTCTTTGAACAGTCGCAACGGCTACTCAACGTGACTCTCGGCCTTTGCAACACCCTGATCCTGCTGACGAGCTCTTTGTTCGTCGCGTTGGCGGTGCGGCAGGTCAGGCACGGCGAGCCCGGTAGAGGCAGAATACTGCTGTTCCTGGCGATGGTGTGCGGCATTTCCTTCGGCGTGGTAAAGTTCTTCGAATATAGTCAGAAGATCTCGATCGGAATCACGCCGGCGACGAACGACTTCTTCATGTATTATTTCATGTTCACCGGCATTCATCTTCTTCACGTGACCGTTGGGCTCGTCGTGCTCCTGTTCGCCATCTTTCATACAAGACGCAAGCCGGCTGGAGAGGGCGTCGCAGGCACAAGGCTGATCGAAGCCGGTGCGTTGTTCTGGCATCTCGTCGATCTACTCTGGGTGGTGCTTTTTGCACTAATTTACCTGATGGGATGA